In Pedobacter sp. W3I1, one DNA window encodes the following:
- the rplF gene encoding 50S ribosomal protein L6, giving the protein MSRIGKAPITIPAGVTITVSKDNVVSVKGPKGELTQAVDTDITVSQEDGILTVQRPSEQKKHKALHGLYRSLLNNMVIGVTEGYKLTQELVGVGYRATNQGNTLDLVLGYSHHYVFQLPEEIKVTTSSEKGQTPKIVLESIDKQLIGQVAAKIRSLRAPEPYKGKGIKFVGEVLRRKAGKSASKK; this is encoded by the coding sequence ATGTCAAGAATAGGAAAAGCCCCAATTACAATCCCTGCAGGTGTTACAATTACCGTATCTAAAGATAACGTAGTAAGCGTAAAAGGTCCTAAAGGTGAATTAACACAAGCAGTTGATACAGATATCACTGTAAGTCAGGAAGACGGAATTTTAACAGTTCAACGTCCTTCAGAACAAAAGAAACACAAAGCATTACACGGTTTATATCGCTCATTGCTTAACAATATGGTTATTGGTGTTACAGAAGGTTATAAATTAACTCAAGAATTAGTAGGTGTTGGTTACCGTGCTACAAACCAAGGTAATACACTAGATCTAGTTTTGGGTTATTCTCACCATTATGTGTTCCAATTACCAGAAGAGATTAAAGTAACTACATCTTCAGAAAAAGGTCAGACTCCTAAAATCGTTTTAGAAAGTATTGACAAACAATTGATCGGCCAGGTAGCAGCGAAAATCCGTTCGTTACGTGCACCAGAGCCATATAAAGGTAAAGGTATCAAGTTTGTAGGTGAAGTGTTAAGAAGAAAAGCAGGTAAATCAGCATCTAAAAAATAG
- the rpsN gene encoding 30S ribosomal protein S14: protein MAKEGVKAREVKRQKLVARYAEKRAVLKAAGDFEGLDKLPKNSSPVRLHNRCKLTGRPRGYMRTFGISRVTFRQMALDGKIPGVKKASW from the coding sequence ATGGCAAAAGAAGGTGTAAAAGCACGCGAAGTTAAGCGCCAAAAATTGGTAGCTAGATACGCTGAAAAACGTGCAGTATTAAAAGCTGCAGGAGATTTCGAGGGTTTAGATAAATTACCTAAAAACTCATCTCCGGTACGTTTACACAACCGTTGTAAATTAACTGGTCGCCCTCGTGGATATATGCGTACCTTTGGTATTTCAAGGGTAACGTTCCGCCAAATGGCACTAGACGGTAAAATACCAGGTGTTAAAAAAGCATCTTGGTAA
- the rpsH gene encoding 30S ribosomal protein S8, which yields MNTDPIADYLTRVRNAIKANHRVVEIPASNLKKEITKVLFDKGYIANYKFEDTTVQGTIKIALKYNPITKVPAIRTLMRISKPGLRNYAGVENMPRVLNGLGIAILSTSKGVMTDKEAAKLNIGGEVLCHVY from the coding sequence ATGAATACAGATCCAATAGCAGATTATTTAACAAGAGTAAGGAATGCCATTAAGGCCAACCACCGTGTTGTAGAAATTCCTGCATCAAACCTTAAAAAAGAAATTACTAAAGTTCTTTTCGATAAAGGTTACATCGCGAACTACAAGTTTGAAGATACTACAGTTCAAGGCACCATTAAAATTGCTTTGAAATACAATCCGATTACTAAAGTTCCTGCTATTCGTACTTTGATGCGAATTAGTAAACCAGGTTTGAGAAACTATGCTGGTGTTGAAAATATGCCAAGAGTATTAAACGGTTTAGGTATCGCAATCTTATCTACTTCTAAAGGTGTAATGACCGATAAAGAAGCAGCCAAATTAAACATTGGTGGTGAGGTATTGTGTCACGTTTATTAA